The sequence AAGATGAGATTTCCCATCATTTTAAATGAGTAAGATCCCTTGTAGACGACAAGGTTGATAGGTCCGAGGTGGAAGCGTGGTGACACGTGCAGCTGACGGATACTAATAGATCGAGGACTTAACTAAACACGAAAAGCGCAGGCGACTGCTTCGGCAGTCGATGGAGCTCGAACCCGAAAAGACGCACCAACCATTCGATGTCTCATTCTTATCTAGTTTTGAAGGTACTACCTTCAAGAAAATACAAAGTATGGCGGTTTTGGCGAAGAGGTCACACCTGTTCCCATGCCGAACACAGAAGTTAAGCTCTTCAGCGCCGATGGTAGTCGGGGTTTCACCCCCGCAAGAGTAGGACGCCGCCATGCACACACAAATCCCTTAGGAATTTCGTTTCCTAAGGGATTTTTTTGTTCAATATATTTGATTTGGTATTAAATGTAATTAGATGAATAGTACTATATGTGTATCTATTATTTAATTTTGGAGGTATGTGATGTAAAAATGATGTTTAGTCTGTGTCATGGTTATGATGATTGGATTTGGGGTGGCTATTTTCTCCGGGAGTTAGTTATGGATTTTCGGATGTATCAGAAAATTATTGGGCAAAGGAAGAAATACATTATTTAAGTGAAAGATTTATTATTAAAGGTATGAATGATGGAACATTTGGCCCAAACAATCCTTTGGAGTACTTGCTAATGGAATTTTTGATGATGTTATAAATGATGGATATTTTAAACCGCATGAACCGATGACACGTGGAGAAATGGCTATTGTATTACAGAAGGAATTTAACTTAAACGGAATATCTAATAAAAGTTTTAATGATGTTTCCGCTGGACATAAAGCGTATGAGGTTATTCAAGCTTTGGCAAAGAATAAAATAACTAATGGTTATTTAGATGGAATCTTCAAATCAGGTAATATCTTAACTCGTGCTCATTCCACAGTATTTATGGCAAGAAGTATGAGTAACTATTTTATTTCTGGTAAGGCATCTTTACATAGTAAAAATGTCATTGTCTGGTCGGATTATTTTGGGGTATATAAAACAGATGTTACTACAAATGAAACACAAACTCTCGCCTGTAAAAAAAGTCCTAGGTGAATCATATAGACTTGGAGATTGGGTCTACTTTTTACACGAGGTTTATCGTAGTGATAGGTCAGGTGATCTTCCCAAAGGACAAATCTATCGAGTAAATCTGGAAGGAACTAAATTAGAAAGGTTGTCAGAAGAATTAGTAACTGATATGGCGATTTCAGATAGTAAAATCGTATATAGCTATTATGGTAATTTCTTGGAAGGTGGAGGGATTGAAAGAGGGGGACAATATTATTTAAAAAGTAGAAATGCAAATGGAGAAGATCCTAAGATTATTACAAAAGAGGTAGAAATCTTTAATTTAGATGCTAAAGATGGGTGGGTTTACTTTACTAACTATTCAGATGAAGAGAAGCTTTATCGTATTCGATTAGATGGTTCCATGCTCGAAAAATTAAGCAATGAACCATTTTATTACTAAGTCTCTTGGAATATAATAGAAAATAATGTGGTATATGGAAGTGTCATATTAGATAATGATGGTTCCAATAAAAAAGAATTAGATCCTGAAGAAGAAATCATCCCAATCATTAAGGGGGATCTGTACTCCATTGAAGAGCTTACAAATTTATTTAAGTTCTCATCAGAAGTATTATCTAAAGAAAAAATAATGGAAGATACACAAGGACAATATATTGGGACAAAAAATGACCAGTTATGGTTTATAATAAGAGACAGTATATGGGAAGAGAGTTATCAAAAAGAGTATTTTAGCATTCCTCTAAAAAATTAAAGTAAATGAAGAACACCTTATTAGATGAATACGATAAGGTGTTCTTTTTATAATGTGAAATGGAATAAGGTTTAATTATTGGTAATCAATTTCAAGGAATTAATATTTTTATATGAATGATTAGTTGCTATATACATACTTCTTTCTTACCGTAACTCATTATGGTTTATATACGTCTGATAAATGAATGAACAGAATTATTAGGAGGTTTCTCGTTATGAAAAAAATCTCTCTCTTTTTTATTGTTACGCTGTTGCTAAGTCTAGTTCTAACAGCATGTTTTGATGGGGATAAAGTAAGTTTAGGGGAACCTGATTACAAAGGATATGTGATGGATAAGAAAGAGGGAAGTATTCTAGTCGTAGGTACAGAGCCGAAAGATTATAGTAAAAACGGAGGTGACCCTGAGTATTATAGTGCACTTTGGGGTTCCAATGCACCTGATCGGATAGAAGTAGGTCAACAAGTAGAAGTATGGGTAGATGGGGGAGTGCAAGAATCTTATCCTGGTCAAGCGAAGATAGGTGATGTTCGAGTTGTATCACAAGAAATAGAAGAGAATGCTGATCTATCGGAAGCAGAAGCATTAAGAAAAGCATTAAATAAAATAAATAGTGTAGAAGGGATTCCAGTTGTGAAATCTATTAAATTTAGCGAGAAAACAAATAGTTGGGCAATAGAGATACAAGTAGAGAATGCTGGAGAGAAATCCATCCTTACTATGTCAATTAACGATAATTAAGAAATGAAGCCTTCTCATACTGTTTTTTATATGTCTGGACGATTCTTCTGAATTTGAATATAACTGATGTTTGCTACTATTACTTATCATGTGTATTATACTTTGAAATACTATTAGATAAATAGTTAAAGCCGTTAAAAATCCCTTAGAGTAGTTTGAGCTCTAAGGGACTTTCAATAGGCTTTCTTTCTCTGACTTTATCATAATGGATAGCTACTGTTAGGTGCTTTTCATTGAAGTAATCGTTAATGGACCAAATGTATATGAAGAGTCAGTATGAGGATGATAAAGTTTTAACTCCATAACATCGCCTGATTGAATAGGACCTACTCCTTCAGGGGTTCCTGTAAAAATAACGTCTCCTTTGTGAAGTCCAAGATGTGTATCTATGTACTCAAGTAACTCACGAATGGAGAAAATCATTTGCCCAGGTTCTCCTTCTTGAACAACGTCACCATTCTTAACAAGAGAGTATGATAGGTGAGGTATATCTGATTCATTTGGGACAGGAAGAAATTCAGTTAGTACAGCTGATCCTTTAAAACCTTTTGCCAGTAACCATGGTTGGCCTTTTTCTTTAAGCTTTGTTTGTAGATCACGTGCTGTCCAATCAATTCCTAAAGCGATACCGTCTATTACCTTATCTAATGATTGGTTAGGGTTGAAGGTGGATGCCATCTTGATGACGAGTTCTAATTCATGATGGATGTCCCCTAACTGGAAAGGAAGTTCTAGTTCCCCTTCTGCTGAATGTAGAGCATGGGTTGGTTTTGAAAAAATAACAGGAGATGAGGGAACCTCATTTCCTAGCTCTTTAGCATGTTTTGCATAATTTCGTCCTATGCAGTAAATATTCTCAACGTCATGAAAATCTACCATAATGTCCTCCTTACTAAAACAATTCTAGTTTGAGTGTAGCATATTCTTTCAATAGTTGAGACAAAACAGTATAATCTCATCATTAGCATAATTCCTATAGATTTAATATGATTTAAGTAAGGAAGTCGAAGAGGTGATGATATGAGAAATTTATACACGAATATCATAAAAACAGACAGACAACAAGAATTGTTTGATATAGTGGATTCTTTAGGTGCTAGCATCAAAGAACGAGCATTAAATGCAGATGAGAAAGCAGATTTTCCAGAGGAAACGTTAAGAGATCTGAAGGAGGTTGGTTATCCAGCTTTACCTTTGCCTCACTCCCATGGCGGGCGGGAGCTTTCCCTTTATGAGTTGCTATTGATCCAAGAGAGATTAGCTGTTGCGGATGGATCCGTTGCTTTATCAATTGGTTGGCATATGGGCATTATTATGGAACTAAGAGATGAAGGTTTGTGGTCGGATGAGGATTTCGATGTCCTAGCACATGAAATCCAAGGAGAACAGAAAGTTGTAAATAGAGCAGCGTCTGAACCAGCAACTGGTAGTCCAACGAGAGGTGGCCGTCCAGAAACTACGGCTAAGAAAAATGGGAATACGTATAACGTTACTGGAAGAAAAACATTCACTTCTATGGCAAGCGTTTTAGATTATTATATTGTCTCGGCGTATGTAGAAGAGAAAGACCAGGTAGGTTGGTTCTTGATTGATTCAAGTTTAGATGGAGTATCCATTGATTATACATGGGACACAGTAGGGATGAGAGGAACAGGTAGTCATGACTTGGTGTTAAACAATGTTCAGTTGCCTGAAAAAAGATTAGTTGAAATGGCTACGAAATCTAAAAAACCTAAAGGCTGGTTGTTGCACATTCCGGCTTGTTATTTAGGTATTGCCATTGCTGCTCGAAATGATGCCATTGATTTTGCCAAGAGTTTTCAACCTAATAGTCTAGATACACCTATTTCTGAAGTACCCCACGTACGACAGAAAATAGGCGAAATGGACTTGAAGTTAATGAATGCTCGTCACTTTATGTATTCCATCGCAGACCAATGGGATCGTTATCCTGATAAGAGGGAACAGCTAGGAGAAACACTTGGTGCAATTAAAACTATAGCTACAAATGCAGCCAACGAAATAGTGGATCTTGCAATGCGAATTGCTGGTGGTAGAGGTTTATCAAAAAAATATGCATTCGAAAGGTATTATCGTGATGTAAGAGCTGGTTTGCACAATCCACCTATGGATGATGCAGTTATTGAAAATTTAGCTAAACAGGCTATTCATAATGCGCCTGAGAAGGATGAATAATATTCAGTATTCAAGCGAAAAAGGAGGGGATTCTCTCCTTTTTCCTTATTTTTGAGACGGTTTTAATCTATCACTCTATCCCCTTGATGCTTGGCAAGTCCCCCCTAATTTCCTTCTTTCTAATAGAAAAAATATTACCGAATTAAATAATAAAGTGCAACTCCCATTAGGAAGTTGCACGGTTGTAAAAAGGGAAGCATGTTATAAGCTTGTTTTTTAAGAATAAGAGTCATATGCAGCATTTGAACCTGCTAATCTTCCAGTTACGAGCGCAGAGGTGATATTATAACCACCTGTATAGCCATGAATATCTAATATTTCTCCACTGAAGTAAAGGCGATCCATTTTCTTAGAAGCCATTGTATTAGGAATGATTTCTTTTGTAGAAACACCACCTCCTGTTACGAATGCCTTTTCGATTGATTGTGAATCGTGGACATTAAAGGTGAATTTCTTAAAATCATGTACAAGATTTTGTAGCTTTTCCATAGAAGTATTTGCCGCTTTATCTTCGGTGGTAATACCATTCTTGTCCATAAGCATTTCAAGATAACGCTCAGGAACCCATCCTTTTAAGAGGTTCTTGACTGTTCGTTTTGGGTTGTCCTTAACTAGTGTCTTCATTTCATTAAGTAGTACATGTTCTTTTTGACCAGGAATGGCGTCGATTTGCATTGGAACAGGTCGGTTCCCTTTTTTGAATTCTTTTACTACATATTGAGAACAGCGTAATACCGCAGGACCACTAATACCAAAATGGGTGAAGAGCATATCCATTTGATGTGTTTTTATGATTTTTCCTTTAGGATTAAGGACAGATAATGCTACATCTCGAAGTGATAATCCTTGTAGCGTCTTCTCCTGTATGAATGTTTCTTGAGAAATTAAAGGGACTTCGGTTGGATAAAGGTCCGTTATGGTATGTCCAGCTTTTTCAGCCCAAGCATATCCATCTCCTGTTGAACCAGTATGAGGGACTGATTTTCCGCCAACAGAAATAACTAATGATTTCGTTTCGATTCGTTCTTTTGATTGCAATTCAATCACATGAATTTCATCACTGTAATGAATGGTTTCAACAGGTGTTTGCTTCATGACCGTAATGTTTAGTTCATCCATTCGATGAAGCATCGCGTTCACAACATCTTTTGCTTTGTTGCTTGCAGGGAACATTCTGCCGTGATCTTCTTCTTTAAGAGCTACGCCTAGATTCTCAAAGAATTCAATGATATCGTAGTTATTAAAAACTGAAAATGCACTATATAAAAAGCGGCCGTTACCTGGAATATGCTTAATGATTTCTTCTTCAGGAAGGCGATTCGTTACATTACATCTTCCGCCTCCTGAAATTGCTAATTTTGTTCCTAACTTTTTTCCTTTATCGATTAGCAGGGTGTTGGCTCCATTCTCTGCAGCTGCAATAGCAGCCATTAAGCCAGAAGGGCCGCCTCCTATTACTGTAACGTCATACATTGGTTAGACATTCCTTTCTATGAAAAGACAATTTTCGTCACAATCAAATCG is a genomic window of Pontibacillus yanchengensis containing:
- a CDS encoding S-layer homology domain-containing protein — its product is MGWLFSPGVSYGFSDVSENYWAKEEIHYLSERFIIKGMNDGTFGPNNPLEYLLMEFLMML
- a CDS encoding S-layer homology domain-containing protein, producing the protein MNDGYFKPHEPMTRGEMAIVLQKEFNLNGISNKSFNDVSAGHKAYEVIQALAKNKITNGYLDGIFKSGNILTRAHSTVFMARSMSNYFISGKASLHSKNVIVWSDYFGVYKTDVTTNETQTLACKKSPR
- a CDS encoding DUF5050 domain-containing protein, whose amino-acid sequence is MKHKLSPVKKVLGESYRLGDWVYFLHEVYRSDRSGDLPKGQIYRVNLEGTKLERLSEELVTDMAISDSKIVYSYYGNFLEGGGIERGGQYYLKSRNANGEDPKIITKEVEIFNLDAKDGWVYFTNYSDEEKLYRIRLDGSMLEKLSNEPFYY
- a CDS encoding YobA family protein, with the protein product MKKISLFFIVTLLLSLVLTACFDGDKVSLGEPDYKGYVMDKKEGSILVVGTEPKDYSKNGGDPEYYSALWGSNAPDRIEVGQQVEVWVDGGVQESYPGQAKIGDVRVVSQEIEENADLSEAEALRKALNKINSVEGIPVVKSIKFSEKTNSWAIEIQVENAGEKSILTMSINDN
- a CDS encoding fumarylacetoacetate hydrolase family protein yields the protein MVDFHDVENIYCIGRNYAKHAKELGNEVPSSPVIFSKPTHALHSAEGELELPFQLGDIHHELELVIKMASTFNPNQSLDKVIDGIALGIDWTARDLQTKLKEKGQPWLLAKGFKGSAVLTEFLPVPNESDIPHLSYSLVKNGDVVQEGEPGQMIFSIRELLEYIDTHLGLHKGDVIFTGTPEGVGPIQSGDVMELKLYHPHTDSSYTFGPLTITSMKST
- a CDS encoding acyl-CoA dehydrogenase family protein, whose translation is MRNLYTNIIKTDRQQELFDIVDSLGASIKERALNADEKADFPEETLRDLKEVGYPALPLPHSHGGRELSLYELLLIQERLAVADGSVALSIGWHMGIIMELRDEGLWSDEDFDVLAHEIQGEQKVVNRAASEPATGSPTRGGRPETTAKKNGNTYNVTGRKTFTSMASVLDYYIVSAYVEEKDQVGWFLIDSSLDGVSIDYTWDTVGMRGTGSHDLVLNNVQLPEKRLVEMATKSKKPKGWLLHIPACYLGIAIAARNDAIDFAKSFQPNSLDTPISEVPHVRQKIGEMDLKLMNARHFMYSIADQWDRYPDKREQLGETLGAIKTIATNAANEIVDLAMRIAGGRGLSKKYAFERYYRDVRAGLHNPPMDDAVIENLAKQAIHNAPEKDE
- a CDS encoding NAD(P)/FAD-dependent oxidoreductase, yielding MYDVTVIGGGPSGLMAAIAAAENGANTLLIDKGKKLGTKLAISGGGRCNVTNRLPEEEIIKHIPGNGRFLYSAFSVFNNYDIIEFFENLGVALKEEDHGRMFPASNKAKDVVNAMLHRMDELNITVMKQTPVETIHYSDEIHVIELQSKERIETKSLVISVGGKSVPHTGSTGDGYAWAEKAGHTITDLYPTEVPLISQETFIQEKTLQGLSLRDVALSVLNPKGKIIKTHQMDMLFTHFGISGPAVLRCSQYVVKEFKKGNRPVPMQIDAIPGQKEHVLLNEMKTLVKDNPKRTVKNLLKGWVPERYLEMLMDKNGITTEDKAANTSMEKLQNLVHDFKKFTFNVHDSQSIEKAFVTGGGVSTKEIIPNTMASKKMDRLYFSGEILDIHGYTGGYNITSALVTGRLAGSNAAYDSYS